One window from the genome of Pantoea cypripedii encodes:
- the tus gene encoding DNA replication terminus site-binding protein, with protein sequence MARYDLISDLHACVNTLEQNLGALRQQVEQQPLLIARVFSLPDIEKGHEHDEISRIKVTQHLGDAAREMALAHYCRLFMQHQSEKLSTKAAVRLPGAICIEADQASSDTIIGLVAEINALKQRLEQLITVESGLPSEARFEFVHQHLRGLITLNAYRNVTLLDAPDSLRFGWANKNIIKNVKREEIIEQLERSLKANRAQAPWTREQWAEKVQQELETVRDLPASARLKIKRPVKVQPVARVWRADEKKQTQLACPSPMLVLCRDRSQVPVLGELLDYDADNVAHRYKPQAEPLHLIIPRLYLWCDRLA encoded by the coding sequence ATGGCTCGTTACGATTTGATTTCCGACCTGCATGCCTGCGTTAACACGCTGGAGCAGAACTTAGGCGCGTTACGCCAGCAGGTCGAGCAGCAACCGCTGTTGATTGCCAGAGTGTTCAGCCTGCCTGATATCGAAAAAGGCCACGAACATGATGAAATTTCGCGTATCAAAGTGACCCAGCATCTGGGGGATGCCGCACGCGAAATGGCGCTGGCCCACTACTGCCGGCTGTTTATGCAGCATCAGTCGGAGAAACTCAGTACCAAGGCGGCAGTGCGTCTGCCGGGTGCGATCTGCATCGAAGCCGACCAGGCCAGTAGCGACACCATCATCGGGTTAGTGGCTGAGATTAACGCGCTTAAGCAGCGCCTTGAGCAGCTGATCACGGTGGAGTCTGGCTTACCAAGTGAGGCACGTTTCGAGTTTGTTCACCAGCATTTACGTGGGCTGATTACCCTCAATGCCTACCGCAACGTGACATTGCTGGATGCCCCCGACAGCCTGCGTTTCGGCTGGGCGAATAAGAACATCATCAAAAACGTCAAACGTGAAGAGATCATTGAGCAGCTGGAACGCAGCCTGAAGGCCAATCGGGCGCAAGCCCCGTGGACGCGTGAACAGTGGGCAGAGAAAGTTCAGCAGGAACTGGAAACGGTGCGCGATCTCCCTGCCAGCGCCAGGCTGAAAATCAAACGACCGGTGAAAGTCCAGCCGGTAGCGCGTGTCTGGCGTGCTGATGAAAAGAAGCAAACTCAGCTCGCCTGCCCTTCCCCGATGCTGGTGCTATGTCGCGATCGCAGCCAGGTGCCGGTGCTGGGGGAGTTACTGGATTATGACGCGGATAACGTGGCGCATCGCTATAAGCCACA
- a CDS encoding MFS transporter — translation MEQHAKPGVPAIITLGLVQILSWGGSFYLMAVMAGPIVAETGWSQQWVYGALSLGILVSGLLAPLSGRLIARDRGRSLLAASGAVMAIGLVMMGASHNLALFLFAWVIIGIGMAMGLYDALFATLGTLYGGQARGAITGITLISGFCTTLVWPGTALLIHWLEWRGACFAIALLLCVGVLPAYLYALPATAGKKCRGKYPKVAAKSDLSPDLFWLLCSIFTLASVIMTAISVQLITLLQASGHSLTAALAISAILGPCQVGSRIVDIAFKRGHPIWTTFFSVGLVAIGLLLLACFPQFALLSMVLYGAGNGLRAIVRGTLPLVMVKPEAYAVVVGRMARPALIGQALTPLIGGYVFQHLGASATLWLLCLLALINVLLVMVLKQKLPAVPPQPERGVIN, via the coding sequence GTGGAGCAACACGCGAAGCCCGGCGTTCCCGCCATCATCACCCTCGGGCTGGTTCAAATCCTCTCCTGGGGAGGTTCATTTTATCTGATGGCGGTGATGGCGGGTCCCATTGTCGCGGAAACCGGCTGGTCACAGCAGTGGGTTTATGGTGCGTTGTCGCTGGGTATTCTGGTTTCCGGCTTGCTCGCGCCGTTGAGTGGCCGTCTGATTGCCCGTGACCGGGGCCGCTCGTTGCTGGCCGCGAGTGGGGCGGTGATGGCCATCGGCCTGGTGATGATGGGGGCCAGCCACAACCTGGCGCTGTTCCTTTTCGCCTGGGTGATTATCGGCATTGGCATGGCGATGGGCTTGTATGATGCGTTGTTTGCCACCCTGGGTACTTTATATGGTGGGCAGGCGCGCGGAGCGATTACCGGCATCACGCTGATTTCCGGTTTCTGTACCACGCTGGTGTGGCCAGGAACGGCGTTGCTGATCCACTGGCTGGAGTGGCGCGGAGCCTGTTTTGCCATCGCGTTACTCCTCTGTGTGGGTGTGCTGCCGGCTTATCTCTATGCGCTACCCGCTACAGCAGGTAAAAAGTGCCGCGGAAAATATCCGAAAGTTGCTGCGAAAAGCGATTTGTCACCCGATTTGTTTTGGCTGCTATGCAGCATTTTCACCCTAGCTTCGGTGATTATGACCGCCATCTCGGTACAACTGATTACCCTGCTACAGGCCAGCGGCCATTCCCTGACCGCTGCACTGGCGATCAGCGCCATTCTCGGGCCTTGCCAGGTCGGATCGCGTATTGTCGATATCGCTTTTAAACGCGGTCATCCTATCTGGACCACCTTCTTCTCGGTCGGTTTGGTGGCGATAGGCTTACTGTTACTGGCCTGTTTCCCGCAGTTTGCGCTGCTAAGTATGGTGTTGTACGGTGCCGGAAATGGTTTACGTGCTATTGTGCGCGGAACTTTGCCGCTGGTAATGGTCAAACCAGAAGCCTACGCCGTCGTAGTGGGGCGCATGGCGCGTCCGGCATTGATCGGTCAGGCACTGACGCCACTGATTGGCGGCTACGTTTTTCAGCATCTGGGTGCCAGTGCCACGCTGTGGTTACTCTGCCTGCTGGCGTTAATTAACGTGCTGCTGGTAATGGTGCTGAAGCAAAAATTACCGGCTGTTCCCCCGCAACCGGAAAGGGGAGTGATAAATTAA
- a CDS encoding RrF2 family transcriptional regulator, whose amino-acid sequence MLDYRFPTALQMVLSVAMAEQLGKRSTSAILAYGLEANPSFIRKLMVPLTRDGIIVSTLGRTGSIHLGRPAGEITLRDIYTSVIEDKKLWASRPDVAPRCLVSANLCWYFKSIADEAEQASLNVLEKRTVADALAELKQRDTSNCESLPDFEIEDICKKSR is encoded by the coding sequence ATGCTTGATTACCGCTTCCCGACAGCTTTGCAGATGGTTTTGAGCGTAGCGATGGCGGAGCAATTGGGTAAACGCTCGACCAGTGCCATTCTGGCTTATGGCCTGGAAGCGAACCCCAGTTTCATCAGGAAACTCATGGTTCCGCTCACACGCGATGGCATCATCGTCTCGACATTAGGCCGTACCGGTTCCATTCATCTTGGCCGTCCGGCGGGTGAGATCACCCTGCGTGATATTTATACCTCGGTGATTGAAGACAAAAAACTTTGGGCATCGCGCCCGGATGTCGCACCGCGTTGTCTGGTGAGCGCCAACCTGTGTTGGTATTTCAAATCGATAGCCGATGAAGCTGAACAGGCATCGCTCAACGTGCTGGAAAAACGCACCGTGGCGGATGCTCTCGCGGAACTGAAACAACGCGACACCAGCAACTGCGAATCCCTGCCAGACTTCGAAATCGAAGACATCTGCAAGAAATCCCGCTAA
- the oqxB gene encoding multidrug efflux RND transporter permease subunit OqxB — protein sequence MDFSRFFIDRPIFAAVLSILIFVTGLIAIPLLPISEYPDVVPPSVQVRAEYPGANPKVIADSVATPLEEAINGVENMMYMKSVAGSDGVLVTTVTFRPGTDPDQAQVQVQNRVAQAEARLPDAVRQLGLTTQKQSPTLTLVVHLFSPHGKYDSLYLRNYATLKVKDELARLPGVGQIQIFGAGEYAMRVWLDPNKVAARGLTASDVVSAMQEQNVQVSAGQLGAEPLKKESDFLLSINTQGRLENEQQFGNIILKTADDGSLVRLRDVARIEMGSGSYALRSQLNNKDAVGIGIFQAPGANAIDLSNAVRAKMTELATRFPDDVQWAAPYDPTVFVRDSIRAVVQTLMEAIVLVVLVVILFLQTWRASIIPLLAVPVSVVGTFSVLYLLGFSLNTLSLFGLVLAIGIVVDDAIVVVENVERNIEQGLSPTAAAHQAMREVSGPIIAIALVLCAVFVPMAFLSGVTGQFYKQFAVTIAISTVISAINSLTLSPALAAKLLKAHHAPKDLPSRLIDRLLGWLFRPFNRFFQRSADGYQSLVGKTLRRRGAVFGVYVLLLAGAGFMFHSVPGGFIPTQDKLYLIGGVKMPEGSSLARTDEVIRKMSEIGMNTEGVAYAVAFPGLNALQFTNTPNTGTVFFGLKPFDQRKRTAAEINAELNAKISKIQSGFGFSIMPPPILGLGQGSGYSLYVQDRAGLGYGQLQTAINTLSGAVMQTPGMMFPISSYQANVPQLDVQVDRDKAKAQGVSLTDLFSTLQVYLGSAYVNDFNKFGRTWRVMAQADGDFRDSVQDIANLRTRNAQGEMVPIGSMVNITTTYGPDPVIRYNGYPAADLIGDADPRVLSSSQAMAKVEGLANQVLPNGMNIEWTDLSYQQSTQGNAAFIVFPVSVLLAFLVLAALYESWTLPLAVILIVPVTMLSALVGVWLTGGDNNVFVQVGLVVLMGLACKNAILIVEFARELEMQGKGIVEAALEACRLRLRPIVMTSIAFIAGTIPLILGEGAGAEVRGVTGITVFSGMLGVTLFGLFLTPVFYVALRKLVTRKQPEGEMQTV from the coding sequence ATGGATTTCTCCCGCTTTTTTATCGACCGGCCAATCTTCGCGGCTGTACTGTCGATTTTGATATTTGTCACCGGGCTGATCGCCATTCCGCTACTGCCGATCAGTGAATACCCCGATGTGGTGCCGCCCAGCGTGCAGGTGCGTGCGGAATATCCCGGCGCCAACCCCAAAGTGATTGCGGATTCGGTGGCAACGCCGCTGGAAGAAGCGATCAATGGGGTGGAAAACATGATGTATATGAAATCAGTGGCCGGTTCTGATGGCGTGCTGGTGACCACCGTGACCTTCCGTCCGGGTACCGATCCCGATCAGGCCCAGGTACAGGTGCAGAACCGCGTGGCACAGGCTGAAGCGCGTTTGCCGGATGCGGTACGCCAGCTTGGTCTCACCACGCAGAAGCAGTCACCTACCCTGACGCTGGTGGTGCATCTGTTCTCACCCCACGGTAAGTATGATTCGCTCTACCTGCGTAACTACGCCACGCTGAAAGTGAAAGATGAGCTGGCACGCCTGCCGGGTGTTGGTCAGATTCAGATCTTCGGTGCCGGTGAGTACGCGATGCGCGTCTGGCTCGATCCGAATAAAGTGGCCGCGCGTGGTCTGACTGCTTCGGATGTGGTCAGCGCGATGCAGGAGCAGAACGTGCAGGTGTCTGCCGGTCAGCTTGGTGCGGAACCGCTGAAGAAAGAAAGCGACTTTCTGCTGTCGATCAATACCCAGGGACGGCTGGAAAACGAGCAGCAATTCGGCAACATTATCCTGAAAACCGCCGATGACGGTTCTCTGGTGCGTCTGCGTGACGTGGCGCGTATTGAGATGGGTTCCGGCAGCTATGCCCTGCGTTCGCAGCTCAATAACAAAGACGCGGTCGGTATCGGTATCTTCCAGGCACCGGGTGCTAACGCCATCGATCTTTCCAACGCGGTGCGCGCCAAAATGACCGAACTGGCCACGCGTTTCCCGGACGATGTGCAATGGGCTGCGCCTTACGATCCGACCGTGTTCGTGCGCGACTCCATCCGGGCCGTGGTGCAAACGCTGATGGAAGCGATTGTGCTGGTGGTGCTGGTGGTGATTCTGTTCCTGCAAACCTGGCGTGCCTCGATCATCCCGCTGCTGGCAGTTCCGGTATCGGTGGTCGGCACCTTTAGCGTGCTTTATTTGCTGGGCTTTTCACTCAATACCCTCAGCCTGTTTGGCCTGGTTCTTGCCATCGGCATCGTGGTGGATGATGCCATCGTGGTGGTGGAGAACGTCGAGCGTAACATCGAACAGGGGCTATCCCCCACCGCCGCGGCGCATCAGGCCATGCGTGAAGTATCCGGCCCGATTATCGCCATTGCGCTGGTGCTGTGTGCGGTGTTTGTGCCGATGGCGTTTCTCTCCGGCGTAACCGGTCAGTTTTACAAACAGTTCGCGGTCACCATCGCCATTTCGACGGTCATTTCCGCCATTAACTCGCTGACGCTGTCACCGGCGCTGGCAGCGAAACTGTTGAAAGCTCACCATGCACCGAAAGATTTGCCGTCGCGGCTGATCGATCGTCTGCTCGGCTGGCTGTTCCGTCCGTTTAACCGCTTCTTCCAGCGCAGCGCCGACGGCTATCAATCGCTGGTGGGCAAAACGTTGCGTCGTCGTGGCGCCGTATTTGGCGTTTACGTGCTGCTGCTGGCGGGGGCGGGCTTCATGTTCCACAGCGTACCCGGCGGCTTTATCCCGACGCAGGACAAACTGTACCTGATTGGTGGTGTGAAGATGCCGGAAGGTTCTTCACTGGCGCGTACCGATGAAGTGATTCGTAAGATGAGCGAGATCGGTATGAACACCGAAGGGGTGGCTTATGCGGTGGCCTTCCCCGGCCTCAATGCCTTGCAGTTCACCAACACGCCGAATACTGGCACGGTGTTCTTTGGCCTGAAACCGTTTGACCAGCGCAAGCGCACTGCGGCGGAGATTAACGCGGAACTGAACGCCAAAATCAGCAAAATTCAGTCGGGCTTCGGTTTCTCCATCATGCCACCGCCGATTCTCGGTCTGGGTCAGGGTTCCGGTTATTCGCTTTATGTGCAGGACCGCGCGGGGCTGGGCTATGGTCAGCTGCAAACAGCGATTAATACCCTGTCCGGTGCGGTGATGCAGACGCCAGGCATGATGTTCCCGATCTCCTCATATCAGGCTAACGTACCGCAGTTGGATGTGCAGGTGGACCGCGATAAAGCCAAAGCGCAGGGGGTGTCGCTGACGGATTTGTTCAGTACGTTGCAGGTTTACCTCGGGTCCGCGTATGTGAATGATTTCAACAAGTTTGGCCGTACCTGGCGTGTGATGGCGCAGGCCGATGGGGATTTCCGTGACAGCGTGCAGGATATTGCCAATCTGCGCACCCGTAACGCCCAGGGGGAAATGGTGCCGATTGGCAGTATGGTCAATATCACCACCACCTATGGTCCGGACCCGGTGATCCGTTATAACGGTTATCCGGCAGCAGACCTGATTGGTGACGCTGACCCACGCGTACTTTCTTCCTCGCAGGCGATGGCCAAAGTGGAAGGTCTCGCGAATCAGGTACTGCCGAATGGGATGAATATCGAATGGACGGACCTGAGCTACCAGCAATCCACCCAGGGGAATGCAGCATTTATCGTCTTCCCGGTGTCGGTGCTGTTGGCGTTCCTGGTACTGGCGGCATTGTACGAAAGCTGGACGCTGCCGCTGGCGGTGATCCTGATTGTTCCGGTGACCATGCTTTCAGCCCTGGTCGGCGTGTGGCTCACTGGTGGCGATAACAACGTGTTCGTGCAGGTCGGTCTGGTGGTATTGATGGGACTGGCGTGTAAAAACGCGATTCTTATCGTCGAGTTTGCTCGCGAGCTTGAGATGCAGGGCAAAGGGATTGTCGAAGCGGCACTGGAAGCCTGTCGTCTGCGTCTGCGACCCATCGTGATGACCTCCATCGCCTTTATCGCCGGGACTATCCCGCTGATTCTGGGTGAAGGTGCCGGTGCCGAAGTACGCGGTGTCACCGGTATTACGGTGTTCTCCGGCATGCTGGGCGTGACGCTGTTTGGTTTGTTCCTGACCCCGGTCTTTTATGTGGCACTGCGTAAGCTGGTGACGCGTAAACAGCCGGAAGGTGAAATGCAAACGGTGTGA
- a CDS encoding efflux RND transporter periplasmic adaptor subunit, whose amino-acid sequence MHLQTYGVRLGVSLSGVVLLGSLLAGCDRGVAKSAPPPPPEVSVAQVVQQKVSQWDNFNGRIEAVQSVQLRPRVSGYIDQVNYREGDEVKKGQVLFTIDDRTYRAALEQAQAELAQARSQAALARSESARTEKLIGTLAVSREEAEQRRSAASQAQATVLSAQAAVDMAQLNLDFTRVTAPIDGRASRAMITIGNLVTAGDSASVLTTLVSQDHVYVYFDVDEGTFLRYQAMARKGENRGSLPVEIGLTGEQGYPHVGKVDFLDNQLTASTGTIRMRATLDNQQRQFTPGLFARVRLPGSADFNALLIDDKAVLTDQDRKYVYVVDASGKAQRRDIQQGDLADGLRIVQSGLKPGDKVIVNGLQKVFMPGMPVTAQPVAMRTAQ is encoded by the coding sequence ATGCATCTGCAGACATATGGGGTTCGTCTGGGCGTAAGCCTGTCAGGAGTGGTGCTGCTGGGAAGCCTGCTGGCCGGTTGTGATCGGGGTGTGGCAAAAAGTGCCCCACCGCCGCCGCCCGAAGTGAGTGTGGCGCAGGTGGTACAGCAGAAAGTCAGCCAGTGGGACAATTTTAATGGCCGTATCGAAGCGGTGCAGAGCGTACAGCTGCGCCCGCGCGTATCCGGCTATATCGACCAGGTTAACTATCGCGAAGGCGATGAAGTGAAGAAAGGCCAGGTGTTGTTCACCATCGATGATCGCACCTACCGCGCGGCACTGGAGCAGGCGCAGGCTGAGCTGGCACAAGCCCGTAGCCAGGCAGCGCTGGCTCGTAGTGAATCGGCTCGTACCGAAAAGCTGATTGGCACCCTGGCGGTATCGCGTGAAGAGGCAGAACAGCGCCGTTCAGCCGCCAGTCAGGCGCAGGCTACCGTGCTTTCGGCTCAGGCGGCGGTGGATATGGCTCAGCTCAATCTCGATTTTACCCGTGTTACCGCACCGATTGATGGTCGCGCCAGCCGCGCCATGATCACCATCGGCAACCTGGTGACCGCCGGTGACAGCGCCAGCGTGCTGACCACGCTGGTGTCGCAGGATCATGTCTACGTCTATTTCGACGTGGATGAAGGCACCTTCCTGCGTTATCAGGCCATGGCGCGCAAGGGAGAAAATCGTGGCTCTCTGCCGGTCGAAATCGGCCTGACCGGCGAACAGGGTTATCCCCATGTCGGTAAAGTCGATTTCCTTGATAACCAGTTGACCGCCAGCACCGGCACCATTCGTATGCGTGCCACGCTGGATAATCAGCAACGTCAGTTCACACCCGGCCTGTTCGCCCGCGTGCGCCTGCCCGGCAGCGCAGATTTCAACGCGCTGCTGATCGACGATAAAGCTGTGCTGACGGACCAGGATCGTAAATACGTTTACGTGGTGGACGCCAGCGGCAAAGCGCAGCGCCGTGATATCCAGCAGGGTGACCTGGCTGATGGCCTGCGTATTGTGCAGAGCGGCCTGAAACCTGGCGACAAAGTGATTGTGAACGGTTTACAGAAAGTCTTTATGCCCGGCATGCCGGTCACCGCGCAACCGGTAGCGATGCGCACCGCCCAATAA
- a CDS encoding helix-turn-helix domain-containing protein → MMSDAFIHDLIDWIDNNIEARLDLDTVAGRAGYSKWHLQRMFKEHTGYPLGEYIRAEKLKRSADRLTTTNEPILNVAISLGFDSQQSFNRSFKRQYGVAPGAWRRHAGHQPGLMQ, encoded by the coding sequence ATGATGAGCGACGCATTTATTCACGATCTGATCGACTGGATTGATAACAATATTGAAGCACGTCTGGATCTGGACACCGTGGCAGGACGCGCCGGTTACTCGAAATGGCATCTGCAGCGGATGTTCAAAGAGCACACCGGTTATCCGCTGGGTGAATACATTCGGGCAGAAAAACTGAAAAGATCGGCGGACCGACTGACTACCACCAACGAACCGATCCTCAATGTGGCGATCTCGCTGGGTTTTGACTCACAACAGTCATTCAACCGCAGCTTTAAACGCCAGTATGGCGTGGCACCCGGCGCATGGCGTCGTCATGCAGGGCACCAGCCAGGCCTGATGCAGTAA
- a CDS encoding ribonuclease domain-containing protein, whose translation MSKKLWIGLIIALVASWAGLKPHFSAAPKTNIAQLTDAETVARWLQQHHKLPDLYLTKSEARRQGWNPAKGNLCDVLPGRAIGGDHFGNREQRLPQQAGRQWYEADVNYDCGHRDADRLLYSSDGLIFLTTDHYRSFKPVP comes from the coding sequence ATGTCAAAGAAACTCTGGATTGGATTAATTATTGCGCTGGTCGCCAGTTGGGCCGGACTCAAACCGCATTTCTCCGCTGCACCGAAAACCAATATCGCGCAACTGACCGATGCCGAAACCGTGGCACGCTGGTTACAGCAGCATCATAAATTGCCCGATCTGTATCTCACCAAAAGTGAAGCCCGCCGTCAGGGCTGGAACCCGGCCAAAGGTAATCTGTGCGATGTGTTGCCGGGCAGGGCGATAGGCGGCGACCATTTTGGTAACCGTGAACAACGGCTGCCGCAGCAGGCTGGGCGACAGTGGTATGAAGCCGATGTGAATTACGATTGTGGTCACCGTGATGCCGATCGTCTGCTTTACTCTTCAGATGGCCTGATTTTTCTCACCACC